The uncultured Fretibacterium sp. region GGGCATTATTTCGACGAGATCGTCGGCCTGATCGAACGGCTGAGGGCCCCGGGAGGCTGTCCGTGGGACCGGAAGCAGACGCTGGAGGACCTGCGCACCTGCATTACGGAGGAGGCCTACGAGCTCGCGGAGGCCATCACGGAGCGGGACATGGACAAGGTCCGGGAGGAGTCCGGGGACCTCCTGCTGCAGGTCGTCTTCGTGGCCTCGCTGGCCCGGGAGCACGGGGACTTCGACATACGGGACGTCGTGCGCACGATCTGCGACAAGCTGATCCGGCGCCATCCTCACGTGTTCGGGGACGTCGAGGCCGGGGACAGCGATGCGGTCCTGAGGAATTGGGAGAGCATCAAGCTGGAGGAGCGCCGTGCCCGGAAGGAGGACCTGTCGGTCCTGGCCGGGGTGCCCGCCGGGCTGCCTCCGCTCCTCAAGGCCCACCGGATGCAGGGCAAGGCGGCGCACGTCGGGTTCGACTGGCCCAGGGGCGACGCCGCCCCGCTCTTCGCGAAGCTGGACGAGGAGGCCGCCGAGCTGCGGGAGGCCGTGGGGCACGGGGATGCCGCGGCCGTGGAGGACGAGCTGGGGGACCTGCTGTTCATGGCCGTCAACCTGGCGCGTCACCTGGGGGTGAACCCCGACGCGGCGCTCTCCCGGGCCTGCGCCAAGTTCGCCGGGCGCTTCCGCCGGGTCGAGAAGCAGGCCGCGGAGCGCGGCGTCCGCCTGGAGGACTGTTCCCCGGAGGAGCTCGACGCCCTGTGGGAACGGGCCAAGGCGAGCCTCGGCGTGGAAAAGATTTACGATGACGGAGGACGGAGATGACGGAGAACAGGACCGAGGGGGCGCCGGAGGAGAAGGCGTGCCGGAGGGCGCGCATCATGGAGACGGCGCTTCGGGACGCGCACCAGTCCCTTATCGCCACGAGGATGAGCACCAGGGACATGATCCCCGTCCTTGAGAGGATGGACGCGGTGGGGTATTGGGCCCTCGAGATGTGGGGCGGGGCGACGTTCGACA contains the following coding sequences:
- the mazG gene encoding nucleoside triphosphate pyrophosphohydrolase, encoding MISSDENTRVGTGRMDCDGRDDCGDRRDKGHYFDEIVGLIERLRAPGGCPWDRKQTLEDLRTCITEEAYELAEAITERDMDKVREESGDLLLQVVFVASLAREHGDFDIRDVVRTICDKLIRRHPHVFGDVEAGDSDAVLRNWESIKLEERRARKEDLSVLAGVPAGLPPLLKAHRMQGKAAHVGFDWPRGDAAPLFAKLDEEAAELREAVGHGDAAAVEDELGDLLFMAVNLARHLGVNPDAALSRACAKFAGRFRRVEKQAAERGVRLEDCSPEELDALWERAKASLGVEKIYDDGGRR